The following proteins are encoded in a genomic region of Variovorax paradoxus:
- the rocF gene encoding arginase, whose translation MSNGNGITLELIGAPTDIGASVRGAGMGPDALRVAGLPEALARQGFTVIDRGNLAGPATPWTAPANGLRHLDEVIAWNRSVYAAVDTALGTGHVPLMMGGDHCLAIGSISAVAWHARKRGKKLRVVWLDAHSDVNTETTSPSGNLHGMPVSCLLGHGPAVLTGWSGERAALEHDAIRFIGIRSVDADEKEAIRTLGLHVFDMRHIDEHGMRTTMTEALQDVDEDTHLHVSFDLDCLDPNIAPGVGTGVRGGPTYREMQLCMEMISDTGRLGSLDVVELNPALDVRNQTGEVAVELIESLFGKSTLVR comes from the coding sequence ATGAGCAACGGCAACGGCATCACCCTCGAACTGATCGGCGCGCCCACCGACATCGGCGCCAGCGTGCGCGGCGCGGGCATGGGCCCCGATGCCCTGCGCGTGGCCGGCCTGCCCGAGGCGCTGGCGCGGCAAGGCTTCACCGTCATCGACCGCGGCAACCTCGCGGGCCCGGCCACCCCCTGGACCGCGCCGGCCAACGGACTGCGCCATCTCGACGAGGTGATTGCCTGGAACCGCTCGGTCTACGCTGCCGTCGATACCGCGCTGGGCACCGGCCACGTGCCGCTCATGATGGGCGGCGACCATTGCCTGGCCATCGGCTCGATCAGCGCCGTGGCCTGGCATGCGCGCAAGCGCGGCAAGAAGCTGCGCGTGGTGTGGCTCGACGCGCACTCCGACGTCAACACCGAAACCACCAGCCCGAGCGGCAACCTGCACGGCATGCCCGTGTCGTGCCTGCTCGGCCATGGACCGGCGGTGCTCACCGGCTGGAGCGGCGAGCGCGCGGCGCTGGAGCACGATGCCATCCGCTTCATCGGCATCCGCAGCGTCGACGCGGACGAGAAAGAGGCCATCCGCACCCTGGGCCTGCACGTGTTCGACATGCGCCACATCGACGAGCACGGCATGCGCACCACCATGACCGAGGCGCTGCAGGACGTGGACGAAGACACCCATCTGCACGTGAGCTTCGACCTCGACTGCCTCGACCCGAACATCGCGCCCGGCGTGGGCACCGGCGTGCGCGGCGGGCCGACCTACCGCGAGATGCAGCTGTGCATGGAGATGATCTCGGACACCGGCCGGCTCGGCTCGCTCGACGTGGTGGAGCTCAACCCCGCGCTCGACGTGCGCAACCAGACCGGTGAGGTGGCGGTGGAGCTGATCGAGAGCCTTTTCGGAAAGTCGACGCTGGTGCGCTGA
- a CDS encoding prolyl oligopeptidase family serine peptidase: MHAFTPDSYTALMTSPSSTQTDEFLWLEDIDGAEQLEWARQHNAKTVQRYAQSPAFERLEKGILEVLDSDDRIPMVRKIGPLFYNFWRDKKNPKGLWRRTTLAEYRKPQPEWETVLDLDALAEADKENWVWHGAQCLQPEYKRCLVSLSRGGADANVVREFDLELKQFVEGGFTLPEAKSNVAWKDIDHLYVATDFGPGSMTSSSYPRIVKEWKRGTPLDSAPTVYEGSADDMTVSAWRDNTPGFERDFVSRQMDFYDSETWLRHADGRLAKVDVPDDSNTEVTREWMLVEPRSPWTVGGTTYKPGSLLAARFDDYMAGQREITVLFEPDDTTALDDHSWTRNHLILNVMHDVVNKLEVLTPQAGDWKRESLGGAPELSTIAAGGIDEDENDDYFLTVSGFLQPTTLYIGTIGKGEPEPLKDSPGFFDASRYRVSQHFATSKDGTRVPYFEISPKNLQADGKNPTLQYAYGGFEISLQPSYSGAIGRAWLEQGGVYVVANIRGGGEYGPRWHQAALQENRLRTCEDFAAVSEHLIARNITSPQHLGAMGGSNGGLLMGNMLTLYPKLYGAIVSEVALLDMRRYTHLSAGASWIAEYGDPDQPEEWAWIQAFSPYENAKKGQPYPPALFTTSTRDDRVGPVHARKMYAKLAAMGYDASFYENMEGGHSAATDNKESAFMDALGYAYLWKHIGRTPT; the protein is encoded by the coding sequence ATGCACGCTTTCACACCGGATTCGTACACTGCGCTCATGACCTCACCCTCTTCCACGCAGACCGACGAGTTCCTTTGGCTCGAAGACATCGATGGCGCCGAACAGCTCGAATGGGCCCGGCAGCACAACGCGAAGACGGTGCAGCGCTACGCGCAGTCGCCCGCCTTCGAAAGGCTCGAGAAGGGCATTCTCGAAGTGCTCGATTCGGACGACCGCATTCCGATGGTGCGCAAGATCGGCCCGCTGTTCTACAACTTCTGGCGCGACAAGAAAAACCCCAAGGGCCTGTGGCGGCGCACCACGCTGGCCGAATACCGCAAGCCGCAGCCCGAATGGGAAACCGTGCTCGACCTCGACGCGCTGGCCGAGGCCGACAAGGAAAACTGGGTCTGGCACGGCGCGCAATGCCTGCAGCCCGAATACAAGCGCTGCCTGGTTTCGCTCTCGCGCGGCGGCGCCGACGCCAACGTGGTGCGCGAGTTCGACCTGGAACTCAAGCAGTTCGTCGAGGGCGGTTTCACGCTGCCCGAGGCCAAGAGCAACGTGGCGTGGAAGGATATCGACCACCTCTACGTGGCCACCGATTTCGGCCCCGGCTCGATGACCAGCTCCAGCTACCCGCGCATCGTCAAGGAGTGGAAGCGCGGCACGCCGCTGGACAGCGCGCCGACGGTGTACGAAGGCAGCGCCGACGACATGACCGTGAGCGCCTGGCGTGACAACACGCCCGGCTTCGAACGCGACTTCGTCTCGCGCCAGATGGATTTCTACGACAGCGAAACCTGGCTGCGCCATGCCGACGGCCGGCTCGCGAAGGTCGACGTGCCCGACGATTCCAACACCGAGGTCACGCGCGAATGGATGCTGGTCGAGCCGCGCAGTCCCTGGACCGTGGGCGGCACCACCTACAAGCCGGGCTCGCTCTTGGCCGCGAGATTCGACGACTACATGGCCGGCCAGCGCGAGATCACCGTGCTGTTCGAGCCCGACGACACCACCGCGCTCGACGACCATTCGTGGACCCGCAATCACCTGATTCTCAACGTGATGCACGACGTGGTGAACAAGCTCGAAGTGCTCACCCCGCAGGCGGGTGATTGGAAGCGCGAGAGCCTGGGCGGCGCGCCCGAGCTTTCGACCATTGCGGCGGGCGGCATCGACGAAGACGAGAACGACGACTATTTTCTGACCGTGAGCGGCTTCCTGCAGCCGACCACGCTGTACATCGGCACCATCGGCAAGGGCGAACCCGAACCGCTGAAAGACAGCCCCGGCTTCTTCGACGCCTCGCGCTACCGCGTGAGCCAGCACTTCGCCACCTCGAAGGACGGCACGCGCGTGCCGTATTTCGAAATCTCCCCGAAGAACCTGCAGGCCGATGGCAAGAACCCGACGCTGCAATACGCCTACGGCGGCTTCGAGATCTCGCTGCAGCCGAGCTACAGCGGCGCCATCGGCCGCGCATGGCTCGAGCAGGGCGGCGTCTACGTGGTCGCCAACATTCGCGGCGGCGGCGAGTACGGGCCGCGCTGGCACCAGGCCGCGCTGCAAGAGAACCGGCTGCGCACCTGCGAAGACTTCGCCGCCGTGTCGGAGCACCTCATTGCGCGCAACATCACCTCGCCGCAGCACCTGGGCGCGATGGGCGGCAGCAACGGCGGCCTGCTGATGGGCAATATGCTCACCCTGTACCCCAAGCTCTACGGCGCCATCGTGAGCGAGGTGGCGCTGCTCGACATGCGGCGCTACACCCACCTGTCGGCGGGCGCATCGTGGATTGCCGAATACGGCGACCCCGACCAGCCCGAAGAATGGGCATGGATCCAGGCCTTCTCGCCCTACGAGAACGCCAAGAAGGGCCAGCCCTACCCGCCGGCGCTCTTCACCACCTCGACCCGCGACGACCGCGTGGGTCCGGTGCATGCGCGCAAGATGTACGCAAAGCTGGCGGCCATGGGCTACGACGCCAGCTTCTACGAGAACATGGAAGGCGGCCACAGCGCGGCAACAGACAACAAGGAATCGGCCTTCATGGATGCCCTGGGCTACGCCTACCTGTGGAAGCACATCGGACGGACACCGACATGA
- a CDS encoding WS/DGAT/MGAT family O-acyltransferase, producing the protein MKHLSGLDATFLHLETPEMPMHVGSLNVLDLPKGYKGEFYEDAKQFMASRIHLADVFTRKLALMPFDMTNPVWVDDEDIDLDYHMRHITLPKPGTNRQLQQYVARLHSTLLDRSRPMWEFFIIDGLKSGQVALYTKVHHAGIDGQAGVALGKAIFDLEATGRVVKPPRTRPRSSGYQLGMAELATAALRNTAQQYVKLFKMAPAIARALGGLAKPDEKAAENNAATAPKKFNLFAPRTSLNVSITNQRTFAGRTISLAETKHIARHFGVSLNDVVMGTVAGALRHYLADNNELPAKPLVAGVPVSLREAGDETANNQASMILVSLATDITDPVQRLKAINASSTRSKSTMNRFKAVILDDFPTFAAPWLVSGIASMVGRSGLVNLLPPAANVAISNVAGAPFPMYFAGALVTSYYPVSIASHGTALNVTVQSYNGRMDYGLIACRRAVPDITEIGDYLLAEHQLLMGLTQTHPAAAGPAPAKAAIPESPQPVKAAAKPAAKPAAQAAGKPVAKKAAAKKLPAVKAPAAKAPVARSAKTPAKTAAAKAPSRKPAAPVKGTRAATAA; encoded by the coding sequence ATGAAACACCTGAGCGGTCTTGATGCCACCTTCCTGCACCTGGAAACCCCGGAGATGCCGATGCACGTGGGCTCGCTCAACGTGCTCGACCTGCCCAAGGGCTACAAGGGCGAGTTCTACGAGGACGCCAAGCAGTTCATGGCCAGCCGCATCCACCTGGCCGATGTGTTCACGCGCAAGCTGGCGCTGATGCCCTTCGACATGACCAACCCGGTGTGGGTGGACGATGAAGACATCGACCTCGACTACCACATGCGCCACATCACGCTGCCCAAGCCCGGCACCAACCGGCAGCTGCAGCAGTACGTGGCGCGGCTGCATTCGACGCTGCTCGACCGCAGCCGGCCGATGTGGGAGTTCTTCATCATCGACGGCCTGAAGAGCGGGCAGGTGGCGCTCTACACCAAGGTGCACCACGCGGGCATCGACGGGCAGGCCGGCGTGGCGCTCGGCAAGGCGATCTTCGACCTCGAGGCGACAGGCCGGGTGGTGAAGCCGCCGCGCACGCGTCCGCGCAGCAGCGGCTATCAGCTTGGCATGGCCGAGCTCGCGACGGCGGCGCTGCGCAACACGGCGCAGCAGTACGTCAAGCTCTTCAAGATGGCACCGGCCATCGCGCGTGCGCTCGGCGGCCTTGCCAAGCCCGACGAAAAGGCCGCCGAGAACAACGCCGCCACTGCGCCGAAGAAGTTCAACCTCTTTGCGCCGCGCACCTCGCTGAACGTCTCGATCACCAACCAGCGCACCTTCGCAGGCCGCACCATTTCGCTCGCCGAGACCAAGCACATCGCCAGGCACTTCGGCGTGTCGCTCAACGACGTGGTCATGGGCACGGTGGCCGGCGCGCTGCGCCACTACCTGGCGGACAACAACGAGCTTCCTGCCAAGCCGCTGGTGGCCGGCGTGCCCGTGAGCCTGCGCGAAGCCGGCGACGAAACCGCCAACAACCAGGCCAGCATGATCCTCGTGAGCCTGGCCACCGACATTACCGACCCGGTACAGCGGCTGAAGGCGATCAATGCGTCGTCGACCCGTTCGAAGTCGACCATGAACCGCTTCAAGGCGGTGATCCTCGACGACTTTCCCACCTTCGCGGCGCCCTGGCTGGTGTCGGGCATCGCCTCGATGGTGGGCCGCTCGGGGCTCGTGAACCTGCTGCCGCCGGCCGCCAACGTGGCCATTTCCAACGTGGCGGGCGCGCCGTTCCCCATGTACTTTGCGGGCGCACTGGTCACCAGCTACTACCCGGTGTCGATCGCGAGCCACGGCACGGCCCTCAACGTGACGGTGCAGAGCTACAACGGGCGCATGGACTACGGCCTCATCGCCTGCCGCCGGGCGGTGCCCGACATCACCGAGATCGGCGACTATCTGCTGGCCGAGCACCAGCTGTTGATGGGCCTCACGCAGACGCATCCCGCGGCGGCCGGCCCGGCTCCAGCGAAAGCGGCCATTCCCGAGTCGCCACAGCCTGTGAAGGCGGCGGCCAAGCCTGCTGCGAAACCCGCCGCCCAAGCGGCCGGTAAACCCGTTGCGAAAAAAGCGGCCGCGAAGAAGCTGCCCGCGGTGAAGGCCCCAGCGGCCAAGGCACCGGTGGCCAGGAGCGCTAAAACACCGGCCAAGACGGCCGCGGCCAAGGCCCCGTCCCGCAAGCCTGCCGCACCCGTCAAGGGCACCAGGGCGGCTACTGCGGCATGA
- a CDS encoding L-glutamate gamma-semialdehyde dehydrogenase → MHLPIPYRPEADVVSHRLATLAGALDWTAAAATATPWVEAVRRHPPPFWAMESLLREYPISSAEGLALMRLAEALLRVPDAATAIALTADQLGRADFEGTADSTLSRLSSAAIAMSKKFLPEGDHPPGLMAKLGARTVVAATLRAVQLLGRQFVLGQTIAEAMDEARSAHRKQGALRFSYDMLGEGARTDADALRYLESYTHAINAIATGADAARSPEHNDGISIKLSALHPRYEDAQRERVMRELVPRVWQLCELAAAANLNLTIDAEEVDRLELSLDVFEALAVRVAAEQPQWRGFGLALQAYQTRALELIEHVTSVARKHGLRLMCRLVKGAYWDAEIKRAQELGLPHYPVFTHKHHSDISYLACARALLSASDAVYPQFATHNAGTIAAILQMAEAAQAPFELQRLHGMSEGVYREVMKSTAAPVRVYAPVGQHKDLLAYLVRRLLENGANSSFVNQLGDEDVDIDELLMSPLWLEPTNSALPLPPALYGPAPMRRNSEGADLAVESMRAPLLAALETTAVPRVAEFDPAAAPKAVAASAASFKGWRTTPVETRAAMLRQAADALQRDLPRFCALLVKEAFKTWGDAVAEVREGVDFLRYYADEAERIMQPVALPGPTGESNELRLIARGPWVCISPWNFPLAIFMGQVAAALATGNTVLAKPAEQTPAVALEAVKLLHSAGVPTEALQLLHGPGETVGAALVAAPGVAGVVFTGSTQVARIIHRALAAKDGPIVPLIAETGGINAMLVDSSALPEQVVDAVVQSAFRSAGQRCSALRLLVLHEGIADAVIEMIRGAAGELAAGDPALLSTDVGPVIDREAADNIRRHLKRLDSEAKRLLAPASASTLADGNLIAPQAYEVSSIASVTSEIFGPVLQIARWGTGDLSEPAAVIERINALGYGLTLGIQTRIDSRAQALASRAHVGNIYVNRNIIGAVVGVQPFGGEGLSGTGPKAGGPHYLYRFCAEQTVTVNTTAAGGNAALLSAVA, encoded by the coding sequence ATGCACCTGCCCATCCCTTACCGCCCTGAAGCCGACGTCGTCTCGCACCGCCTCGCCACGCTGGCTGGCGCCCTCGACTGGACCGCCGCGGCCGCCACGGCCACGCCGTGGGTGGAGGCAGTGCGCCGCCATCCGCCGCCGTTCTGGGCCATGGAAAGCCTGCTGCGCGAATACCCGATATCCAGTGCCGAGGGGCTGGCGCTCATGCGCCTGGCCGAGGCGCTGCTTCGCGTGCCCGACGCCGCTACGGCTATCGCGCTCACGGCGGACCAACTGGGCCGCGCCGATTTCGAGGGCACGGCCGATTCCACGCTGTCACGCCTCTCCTCGGCCGCAATTGCGATGTCGAAGAAGTTCCTGCCTGAAGGCGACCACCCGCCCGGCCTCATGGCCAAGCTCGGTGCGCGCACGGTGGTGGCCGCCACGCTGCGCGCGGTGCAGTTGCTCGGGCGCCAGTTCGTGCTGGGCCAGACCATCGCCGAAGCCATGGACGAGGCCCGCTCGGCACACCGCAAGCAAGGCGCCCTGCGCTTCAGCTACGACATGCTCGGTGAAGGCGCGCGCACCGACGCCGATGCGCTGCGCTACCTGGAGAGCTACACGCATGCGATCAACGCCATCGCAACCGGTGCCGATGCGGCACGCTCGCCCGAGCACAACGACGGCATTTCCATCAAGCTCAGCGCGCTGCATCCGCGCTATGAAGACGCGCAACGCGAACGTGTGATGCGCGAACTGGTGCCGCGCGTGTGGCAGCTGTGCGAGCTTGCGGCCGCTGCCAACCTCAACCTCACGATCGACGCCGAAGAGGTCGACAGGCTCGAACTGTCGCTCGACGTGTTCGAGGCGCTGGCCGTGCGCGTGGCCGCCGAGCAGCCGCAATGGCGCGGCTTCGGACTCGCGCTGCAGGCCTACCAGACGCGTGCGCTGGAGCTGATCGAGCACGTCACTTCGGTGGCGCGCAAACACGGCCTGCGGCTGATGTGCCGCCTCGTGAAGGGCGCCTACTGGGACGCCGAGATCAAGCGCGCCCAGGAACTGGGCCTGCCGCATTACCCCGTGTTCACGCACAAGCACCACAGCGACATCAGCTACCTGGCCTGCGCGCGCGCGCTGCTCTCGGCGTCCGACGCCGTCTATCCGCAGTTCGCCACGCACAACGCGGGCACCATCGCGGCCATCCTGCAGATGGCCGAGGCGGCCCAGGCACCGTTCGAGTTGCAGCGCCTGCATGGCATGAGCGAAGGTGTGTATCGCGAAGTCATGAAGAGCACGGCCGCGCCGGTGCGCGTGTATGCGCCGGTGGGCCAGCACAAGGACCTGCTCGCCTACCTCGTGCGGCGCCTGCTCGAGAACGGTGCCAATTCGTCGTTCGTGAATCAGCTCGGCGACGAAGACGTGGACATCGACGAGTTGCTCATGTCGCCGCTCTGGCTCGAGCCGACGAACTCCGCCTTGCCGCTGCCGCCGGCGCTGTACGGTCCGGCGCCCATGCGGCGCAACAGCGAAGGCGCCGACCTTGCCGTCGAGTCGATGCGCGCGCCGCTGCTTGCGGCCCTGGAGACCACCGCGGTGCCCCGGGTTGCAGAGTTCGACCCGGCCGCCGCGCCGAAAGCCGTTGCGGCCAGCGCCGCCAGCTTCAAAGGCTGGCGCACGACGCCGGTCGAAACGCGCGCCGCCATGCTGCGCCAGGCCGCCGATGCACTGCAGCGTGACTTGCCGCGCTTCTGCGCGCTGCTGGTGAAAGAGGCCTTCAAGACCTGGGGTGATGCGGTCGCCGAAGTGCGCGAGGGCGTCGACTTTCTGCGCTACTACGCCGACGAGGCCGAGCGCATCATGCAGCCCGTGGCGCTGCCCGGCCCCACGGGCGAGAGCAACGAGTTGCGGCTCATCGCGCGCGGGCCCTGGGTGTGCATCAGCCCGTGGAATTTTCCGCTCGCGATCTTCATGGGGCAGGTGGCGGCCGCGCTCGCCACGGGCAACACGGTGCTGGCCAAGCCGGCCGAGCAAACGCCGGCCGTTGCGCTCGAAGCCGTGAAGCTGCTGCACTCAGCCGGCGTGCCAACCGAGGCGCTGCAGTTGCTGCATGGTCCGGGCGAAACAGTGGGCGCCGCGCTGGTCGCGGCGCCCGGGGTGGCGGGCGTGGTGTTCACCGGCTCGACCCAGGTGGCCCGCATCATCCATCGCGCGCTGGCCGCCAAGGACGGCCCCATCGTGCCGCTGATCGCCGAGACCGGCGGCATCAACGCGATGCTGGTCGATTCGAGCGCGTTGCCCGAGCAGGTGGTCGATGCCGTGGTGCAGAGTGCGTTCCGTTCGGCCGGACAGCGCTGCTCGGCGCTTCGGCTGCTGGTGCTGCACGAGGGCATTGCCGATGCGGTGATCGAGATGATCCGCGGCGCGGCCGGGGAACTGGCCGCCGGAGACCCGGCCCTGCTGTCGACCGATGTGGGGCCGGTCATCGACCGCGAAGCCGCCGACAACATCCGGCGCCACCTGAAGCGGTTGGATTCGGAGGCGAAGCGCCTTCTCGCGCCGGCTTCTGCTTCAACGTTGGCGGACGGCAACCTGATTGCGCCGCAGGCCTACGAGGTGTCTTCCATCGCCAGCGTGACCAGCGAGATCTTCGGCCCGGTGCTGCAGATTGCGCGCTGGGGCACGGGCGACCTGAGCGAACCCGCGGCGGTGATCGAGCGCATCAATGCGCTCGGCTACGGCCTCACGCTCGGCATCCAGACCCGCATCGACTCACGCGCCCAGGCGCTGGCGTCGCGCGCGCATGTGGGCAACATCTACGTGAACCGCAACATCATCGGCGCAGTCGTCGGCGTTCAGCCCTTCGGCGGCGAAGGGCTCAGCGGCACCGGGCCCAAGGCGGGCGGGCCGCACTATCTGTACCGGTTCTGCGCCGAGCAGACGGTCACGGTCAACACCACCGCAGCCGGAGGCAATGCCGCGCTGCTGAGCGCTGTTGCATAG
- a CDS encoding Glu/Leu/Phe/Val family dehydrogenase, whose translation MSEKLSFVNPTANSPWGTYLSQVDRVVPYLGPLARWVETLKRPKRALIVDVPIEMDDGTIAHFEGYRVQHNMSRGPGKGGVRFHPDVTLEEVMALSAWMTIKTAAVNLPYGGAKGGIRVDPKKLSLQELEKITRRYTSEIGIIIGPHTDIPAPDVNTNGQIMAWMMDTYSMNTGGTATGVVTGKPLHLGGSLGRVKATGRGVFVTGREAARRLGMDLRGARIAVQGFGNVGSVAAELFAEAGAKIVAVQDHTGTIVNTNGLDLSKLIPVANKEGVIAFKGGDVVPNEAFWDTACDILIPAALEGQITAERAQKTTAKLVLEGANGPTVPTADDILAERGVLVVPDVICNAGGVTVSYFEWVQDFSSFFWDEDEINVRLDRIMMNALNQIWDTADKHKISLRTATYAVACERILMARQERGLYP comes from the coding sequence ATGAGTGAAAAGCTCTCCTTCGTCAATCCGACCGCCAACAGCCCCTGGGGCACCTACCTCTCGCAGGTCGACCGCGTGGTGCCGTACCTCGGCCCGCTGGCCCGCTGGGTCGAAACGCTCAAGCGCCCCAAGCGCGCGCTGATCGTCGACGTGCCGATCGAGATGGACGACGGCACCATCGCCCATTTCGAGGGCTACCGCGTTCAGCACAACATGAGCCGCGGCCCGGGCAAGGGCGGCGTGCGCTTCCACCCCGATGTCACGCTCGAGGAAGTAATGGCCCTGTCGGCCTGGATGACCATCAAGACCGCCGCGGTGAACCTGCCGTACGGCGGTGCCAAGGGCGGTATCCGCGTCGATCCGAAGAAGCTGTCGCTGCAGGAGCTGGAAAAAATCACCCGCCGCTACACCAGCGAGATCGGCATCATCATCGGCCCGCACACCGACATTCCCGCGCCCGACGTCAACACCAACGGCCAGATCATGGCGTGGATGATGGACACCTATTCGATGAACACCGGCGGCACGGCCACCGGCGTCGTCACCGGCAAGCCGCTGCACCTGGGCGGATCGCTGGGCCGCGTCAAGGCCACGGGCCGCGGCGTGTTCGTGACCGGGCGCGAAGCGGCCCGCCGCCTGGGCATGGACCTGCGCGGCGCGCGCATTGCGGTGCAGGGCTTCGGCAACGTGGGTTCGGTCGCGGCCGAACTCTTTGCGGAAGCGGGCGCCAAGATCGTCGCGGTGCAGGACCACACCGGCACCATCGTGAACACCAACGGCCTCGATCTTTCGAAGCTGATTCCCGTGGCCAACAAGGAGGGCGTGATCGCCTTCAAGGGCGGCGACGTGGTGCCCAACGAAGCCTTCTGGGACACCGCCTGCGACATCCTGATCCCGGCTGCGCTCGAAGGCCAGATCACTGCCGAGCGCGCACAGAAGACCACGGCCAAGCTGGTGCTCGAAGGCGCCAACGGCCCCACGGTGCCGACGGCCGACGACATCCTCGCTGAACGCGGCGTGCTGGTGGTGCCCGACGTGATCTGCAACGCCGGCGGCGTGACGGTGAGCTACTTCGAATGGGTGCAGGACTTCTCGTCCTTCTTCTGGGACGAGGACGAGATCAACGTGCGGCTCGACCGCATCATGATGAACGCGCTCAACCAGATCTGGGACACGGCCGACAAGCACAAGATTTCGCTGCGCACTGCCACTTATGCGGTCGCTTGCGAGCGCATCCTGATGGCTCGTCAGGAGCGCGGACTGTATCCCTGA
- a CDS encoding phasin family protein: MATRLDSTDDPKKKRAAPAKPARKAPAARKAPAAKKTAAAARNKFAAVTPKAEGKTPAKTGGAEGLLRAGLKALGNVRDDVAKRQANVIEGLLGIGQGKFEAAGAKAALGRGFPGLDSFGIRKFEDVFDQRVATALERLGMPSAEEVQALREEVARLRERLAQLDPKNAGPRGSGKR; encoded by the coding sequence ATGGCGACCCGCCTCGATTCGACCGACGATCCGAAGAAGAAGAGGGCGGCGCCTGCGAAGCCTGCAAGGAAGGCTCCTGCAGCCAGGAAAGCACCCGCGGCCAAGAAGACGGCTGCGGCGGCCAGGAATAAATTCGCTGCTGTCACACCGAAGGCCGAAGGGAAGACGCCGGCAAAGACCGGCGGCGCCGAGGGCCTGCTTCGCGCGGGCCTGAAGGCGCTCGGCAACGTGCGCGACGACGTCGCCAAGCGCCAGGCCAACGTGATCGAAGGCTTGCTCGGCATCGGCCAGGGCAAGTTCGAGGCTGCCGGCGCCAAAGCCGCGCTCGGCCGCGGCTTTCCGGGGCTGGACAGCTTCGGCATCCGCAAGTTCGAAGACGTGTTCGACCAGCGCGTGGCCACCGCCCTGGAGCGGCTCGGCATGCCCAGCGCGGAAGAAGTGCAGGCATTGCGCGAAGAAGTGGCCCGGCTGCGCGAACGCCTCGCCCAACTCGATCCGAAGAACGCCGGCCCGCGCGGCAGCGGCAAGCGCTGA
- a CDS encoding DUF2242 domain-containing protein: MTTMHPHLSSAFSVLRAPVLVLSLLSALVLAGCGSSTHRISYETEEFDSTTTHTRTYAATEAQTCEAARRALLSQGYMINAANTDLVTGRKSFQPASEVHVEVEFRVVCAREGGKPGKRSTVAFATALQDRYGIKKVNSSASVGVGAFGSLSLPFAGSDDAMVKVASETLTDELFYDRFFALLDRFLEGQGGEEPEAPSVAPEAPRPAAPLNPAAPATTFPVKPVPSPG, encoded by the coding sequence ATGACGACCATGCACCCCCATCTCTCTTCTGCTTTTTCAGTTCTTCGCGCTCCGGTTCTCGTGCTGAGCCTGTTGTCCGCCCTGGTGCTCGCCGGCTGCGGCAGCAGTACGCACCGCATTTCCTACGAGACCGAGGAGTTCGACTCCACCACCACCCACACGCGCACCTACGCGGCCACCGAAGCCCAGACCTGCGAGGCCGCACGCCGCGCGCTGCTGAGCCAGGGCTACATGATCAACGCCGCCAACACCGACCTGGTGACGGGCCGCAAGAGCTTCCAGCCGGCCTCGGAGGTGCATGTCGAGGTCGAGTTCCGCGTGGTGTGCGCGCGCGAAGGCGGCAAGCCCGGCAAGCGCAGCACCGTGGCGTTTGCAACCGCGCTGCAGGACCGCTACGGCATCAAGAAGGTCAACAGTTCGGCCAGCGTGGGCGTGGGCGCCTTCGGCTCGCTCTCGCTGCCTTTTGCCGGCAGCGACGACGCGATGGTCAAGGTGGCCAGCGAGACGCTGACCGACGAACTCTTCTACGACCGCTTCTTTGCGCTGCTCGACCGCTTCCTCGAAGGTCAGGGCGGCGAAGAACCCGAGGCGCCCAGCGTGGCGCCCGAAGCGCCACGGCCGGCCGCGCCGCTGAACCCCGCAGCGCCGGCCACCACCTTTCCGGTGAAGCCGGTTCCCAGCCCGGGCTGA
- a CDS encoding nucleoside/nucleotide kinase family protein, which yields MSTTLEQQLPSIPEDGLARLQALLASGQRKLLGLVGAPGAGKSTLASALLQAVGADRAQVVPMDGFHLANVELQRLGRADRKGAPDTFDSAGYVALLQRLREQGPTDPIVYAPEFRREIEEPIAGAIAVLPHTQLVITEGNYLLHDAGPWAGAAAMLDEVWYVDIDDAVREERLLRRHQQFGRSPEAAREWVAGTDAPNARLIAATRVRADFVLHWS from the coding sequence ATGAGCACCACCCTCGAGCAACAACTTCCCTCCATTCCCGAAGACGGTCTTGCCCGCCTGCAGGCCCTGCTCGCCAGCGGGCAGCGCAAGCTGCTCGGCCTGGTCGGCGCGCCCGGTGCGGGCAAGTCCACGCTGGCATCGGCGCTGCTCCAGGCGGTGGGCGCCGACCGCGCGCAGGTCGTGCCGATGGACGGCTTCCATCTGGCCAACGTCGAGCTGCAACGGCTCGGCCGCGCTGACCGCAAGGGTGCTCCCGACACCTTCGACAGCGCCGGCTACGTCGCACTGCTGCAGCGGCTGCGCGAGCAGGGGCCGACGGATCCCATCGTCTACGCCCCCGAATTCCGCCGCGAGATCGAGGAGCCGATCGCCGGCGCGATCGCGGTGCTGCCGCACACCCAACTGGTCATCACCGAAGGCAACTACCTGCTGCACGATGCCGGCCCATGGGCCGGTGCGGCCGCCATGCTCGACGAGGTCTGGTATGTCGACATCGACGATGCGGTGCGCGAGGAGCGCCTGCTGAGGCGGCACCAGCAGTTCGGCCGCAGCCCCGAGGCCGCGCGAGAATGGGTGGCCGGCACCGATGCGCCCAATGCACGGCTGATTGCCGCAACGCGAGTGCGCGCGGACTTCGTGCTGCACTGGTCCTGA